A genomic window from Chitinophaga pollutisoli includes:
- a CDS encoding head GIN domain-containing protein, translating to MKMTAKNESILAISGLSTWLLLCMVAIFGFILTGCSRENVIGSGRMITEERTVGRFDEVTIDGSMDVIIKQGPAIPLTIEAEDNVMRFVETYISGTTLRIRMRDGLNLRRHKQIIVHIQSEDYRKVVFSGSGEVTTPDTIRSTQFTADLNGSGNARLKVDANEVRLYLSGSGNIRAEGKSRDYLANIEGSGNIHADAVKTVNANVKITGSGNQSISVSEKLDARITGSGNVRYYGNPATVNVNISGSGKVIKQ from the coding sequence ATGAAAATGACGGCAAAAAACGAATCGATCCTGGCCATCAGCGGCCTCAGCACCTGGCTCCTCCTCTGCATGGTCGCCATCTTTGGCTTCATCCTCACCGGCTGCAGCCGTGAAAACGTTATCGGCTCCGGCCGCATGATCACCGAAGAACGGACTGTAGGCCGCTTCGATGAAGTGACCATCGACGGCTCGATGGATGTTATCATCAAACAAGGGCCCGCCATCCCACTCACCATCGAAGCGGAAGACAACGTGATGCGCTTCGTGGAAACCTACATCAGCGGCACCACGCTCCGCATCCGGATGCGCGACGGGCTGAATCTCCGGAGGCACAAACAAATCATTGTTCATATCCAGAGCGAAGACTACCGCAAAGTGGTGTTCTCCGGCTCGGGCGAGGTAACCACGCCGGACACGATCCGGAGCACCCAATTCACGGCGGATCTCAACGGCTCCGGCAACGCCCGCCTGAAAGTAGACGCCAATGAAGTGCGCCTGTACCTCTCCGGCTCGGGGAACATCCGTGCGGAAGGGAAATCCCGCGACTACCTCGCCAACATCGAAGGCAGCGGTAACATCCACGCGGATGCGGTAAAAACCGTGAATGCCAACGTCAAGATCACCGGTTCGGGCAACCAGTCCATCTCCGTGAGCGAAAAGCTGGACGCGAGGATCACTGGTAGCGGCAACGTGCGCTACTACGGCAATCCGGCCACCGTAAACGTGAATATTTCCGGATCCGGAAAAGTCATCAAGCAATAG
- a CDS encoding RNA polymerase sigma-70 factor yields the protein MSENDRLLQLLREDEHQFMKALFQAYFALVCKSIYRLVPDMATAEDLAQEVFIKVWNRRDQLGEVYFKAYLHRAGVNMALDHIDKHKRRGGPPQEIGPAAEEQQATAPVVHLADTQTRIRQAVDALPEKCREVFMLSRYEELSYKEIAQTMQISIKTVENQMITALKKLRHSLREYLE from the coding sequence ATGTCAGAAAACGACCGGTTATTGCAACTCTTACGGGAAGATGAGCACCAGTTTATGAAAGCGCTCTTCCAGGCTTACTTTGCCCTTGTGTGCAAGTCGATTTACCGCCTTGTGCCGGATATGGCTACGGCCGAAGACCTGGCGCAAGAGGTATTTATCAAGGTCTGGAACCGGCGCGACCAGCTGGGAGAAGTTTACTTCAAAGCCTATCTTCACCGCGCCGGGGTCAACATGGCCCTCGATCATATCGACAAGCACAAGCGGCGGGGCGGCCCTCCCCAGGAGATAGGGCCGGCGGCGGAAGAACAGCAGGCCACGGCGCCGGTGGTTCACCTCGCAGACACGCAGACCCGCATCCGCCAGGCGGTAGACGCGCTGCCTGAAAAATGCCGGGAAGTATTTATGCTGAGCCGGTACGAGGAATTGAGTTATAAGGAAATCGCGCAAACGATGCAGATTTCCATCAAAACGGTAGAAAACCAGATGATCACGGCCTTGAAAAAGCTGCGACATTCGCTCAGGGAATACCTGGAATGA
- a CDS encoding FecR domain-containing protein — protein sequence MLSNEYMDTLIARDIEGTISGAEQRELADWLQEDPANQAYYEALKDTWDLAADAWTEVPEPDTAANWERFSQKIAVPEPAPLQVAHRGRGRWLAAAGVAAILATGIAFFLTQSDKTITLAATAEKQLFTLPDGSKVYLNRNSTLQYDERFAENNRNITLEGEAFFDVAPNAAHPFIVHAGASQTEVLGTSFGIKAYGEQPVRLNVVTGKVAFSNATRKSDALVLTAGHAAEVRAGKDPQAVTDTDPNFTSWKDNKLVFNHASLAATFSAMEEYFGITIHIEDSAIAGMEYMGTFSDPNLDSMMKVIAASTEVKIVEESKGVYKVSK from the coding sequence ATGTTGAGCAACGAATATATGGATACACTCATCGCCCGCGATATCGAGGGCACCATCTCCGGGGCCGAGCAGCGGGAACTGGCGGACTGGCTGCAGGAAGACCCTGCCAACCAGGCCTACTACGAGGCCCTGAAAGATACCTGGGACCTGGCGGCGGACGCCTGGACCGAGGTGCCCGAGCCCGACACGGCCGCCAACTGGGAGCGTTTTTCCCAAAAGATCGCCGTACCAGAACCGGCCCCTTTACAAGTGGCCCACCGCGGGCGGGGAAGATGGCTCGCCGCCGCAGGCGTAGCGGCCATCCTCGCCACAGGAATCGCGTTCTTCCTCACCCAGTCCGACAAAACCATCACGCTCGCGGCCACCGCGGAGAAGCAGCTCTTCACCCTCCCTGACGGCAGCAAGGTGTACCTCAACCGTAATTCCACCCTGCAATACGACGAGCGCTTCGCCGAAAATAACCGCAACATCACCCTGGAAGGAGAAGCCTTCTTTGATGTGGCGCCCAATGCCGCCCATCCGTTTATCGTACATGCCGGGGCATCGCAAACGGAAGTCCTGGGAACCTCGTTCGGAATCAAGGCATATGGCGAGCAGCCTGTACGGTTGAATGTGGTGACGGGGAAAGTCGCCTTCTCCAATGCCACCCGCAAATCGGACGCTCTCGTACTCACGGCGGGCCATGCCGCGGAAGTGCGGGCCGGGAAGGATCCCCAGGCAGTAACAGACACCGATCCTAATTTCACTTCCTGGAAAGACAATAAGCTGGTTTTCAACCACGCCAGTCTTGCCGCTACGTTCTCCGCCATGGAAGAGTATTTCGGCATCACGATCCACATCGAAGACAGCGCCATCGCCGGGATGGAGTATATGGGCACATTCAGCGATCCCAATCTCGATTCCATGATGAAAGTGATCGCCGCATCCACGGAAGTGAAGATTGTGGAAGAAAGCAAGGGCGTGTATAAAGTCAGCAAATAG
- a CDS encoding 2'-5' RNA ligase family protein, whose translation MNFERNERPRKYSPGYRDPQEPNQDQDGGYSKKPEFGKDGEPPYNNPRPEGGYRPRSEGGGYTPRGEGGGYTPRNEGGNFNREGTFNREGGGYTPRNEGGGGYRDFNRGDRDFNRDRGEGGGGYNRDRGGYGGGGGYDRGGGYGGGNRGGGGGYDRGGGGGGYDRGGGYDRGGGGGGYDRGGGGGGFNRGGGGGGYDRGGGGGGFNRGGGGGFNRGGGGYGGGRPQGGGGRPQGGFRGGPRAPKPDNKIYFIALLPTAEVGKEIIKIKQEFAEQYGPMYALKVLPHITLQVPFTADPSLERAFCEELTEFAKTQAPFEVGLNGFGTFPNKQNRVLFINVEKSESMSAMHRQLINFLRKEFGFSTMLARTGFTPHVTVAFKDLDDATFEKAWPEYENKEYQASFKVNNLYFLRHNGKSWEVLQKCKLGGA comes from the coding sequence ATGAATTTTGAGAGAAACGAACGCCCCCGAAAGTATTCTCCTGGCTACAGAGATCCGCAAGAACCCAACCAAGACCAGGACGGCGGTTATTCCAAGAAACCCGAATTTGGCAAAGACGGAGAACCTCCTTACAACAACCCACGACCCGAAGGCGGCTATCGCCCGCGTAGCGAAGGCGGCGGCTATACTCCCCGTGGCGAAGGCGGTGGTTACACACCCCGCAATGAAGGTGGAAATTTCAACCGTGAAGGAACATTTAACCGCGAGGGCGGCGGATACACCCCGCGCAACGAAGGCGGCGGCGGATACCGCGACTTCAACCGTGGCGACCGCGACTTCAACCGCGACCGCGGAGAAGGCGGCGGTGGTTACAATCGCGACCGTGGCGGCTATGGCGGCGGCGGTGGTTACGACCGCGGCGGCGGATACGGCGGCGGCAATCGTGGCGGCGGCGGTGGATATGACCGCGGCGGCGGTGGCGGTGGCTACGACCGTGGCGGCGGATACGATCGCGGCGGTGGTGGCGGCGGCTATGACCGTGGCGGTGGAGGCGGAGGCTTCAACCGTGGCGGTGGCGGCGGCGGATATGACCGCGGCGGCGGTGGCGGCGGCTTTAATCGCGGTGGCGGCGGTGGATTCAACCGTGGCGGCGGCGGATACGGCGGCGGCAGGCCCCAGGGCGGCGGCGGAAGACCCCAGGGCGGCTTCAGAGGCGGTCCCCGTGCTCCCAAACCCGATAACAAGATCTACTTTATCGCCTTGCTCCCTACTGCTGAAGTAGGCAAGGAGATCATCAAAATAAAACAGGAATTTGCCGAGCAATACGGCCCGATGTACGCACTGAAAGTACTCCCGCACATTACTCTGCAGGTACCCTTCACCGCCGACCCGAGCCTCGAAAGAGCCTTCTGCGAAGAACTTACAGAGTTCGCCAAAACGCAGGCGCCCTTTGAAGTTGGCCTCAACGGCTTCGGCACCTTCCCCAACAAACAAAACCGCGTCCTCTTCATTAACGTGGAGAAATCCGAATCTATGAGCGCCATGCATCGCCAGCTGATCAATTTCCTCCGGAAAGAATTCGGCTTCAGCACCATGCTCGCCCGCACCGGTTTCACGCCCCACGTTACCGTGGCTTTCAAAGACCTCGACGACGCTACTTTCGAGAAAGCATGGCCCGAGTACGAAAACAAAGAGTACCAGGCTTCCTTTAAAGTAAACAACCTGTACTTCCTCCGCCATAACGGCAAATCCTGGGAAGTACTCCAGAAATGCAAACTCGGCGGCGCCTGA
- a CDS encoding TIGR00266 family protein codes for MLNSHEIDYKIHGEEMQIVEIELDPNESAVAEAGSFMMMDQAIKMETLFGDGSGGKQGIFGKIMSAGKRLITGESLFITCFTNVGHGKQRVSFASPYPGKIIPMDLRLLGGKIICQKDAFLCAARGVNVGIEFQRKLGTGIFGGEGFIMQKLEGDGLAFVHAGGYVIEKELAPGEVLKVDTGCVVAYTQQVDFDIEFVRGVKNMVFGGEGLFFAVMRGPGKVWLQSLPISRLASRVLAYGTGARKEEGGILGGIGNLLDGD; via the coding sequence ATGCTGAACAGTCACGAGATAGACTATAAAATACACGGGGAGGAGATGCAGATCGTGGAGATCGAGCTGGACCCCAACGAGAGCGCCGTTGCCGAGGCCGGCAGTTTTATGATGATGGACCAGGCAATCAAGATGGAAACCCTTTTCGGGGATGGCTCCGGCGGAAAGCAGGGCATCTTCGGGAAGATCATGTCTGCCGGCAAGCGGCTGATTACGGGGGAGAGCCTGTTTATTACCTGTTTCACGAATGTGGGGCATGGCAAGCAGCGGGTGAGTTTTGCCTCGCCATATCCCGGGAAGATTATCCCGATGGATTTGCGGTTACTGGGCGGCAAGATCATTTGCCAGAAAGACGCGTTTCTTTGTGCGGCGCGCGGGGTGAATGTCGGGATAGAGTTTCAGCGGAAGTTGGGAACGGGGATCTTCGGCGGTGAGGGTTTCATTATGCAGAAGCTGGAGGGCGATGGCCTGGCGTTCGTGCATGCGGGCGGATATGTGATCGAGAAGGAGCTGGCGCCGGGCGAAGTGTTGAAAGTGGATACCGGATGCGTGGTGGCTTACACCCAGCAGGTGGATTTCGACATTGAGTTTGTACGCGGGGTGAAGAACATGGTATTTGGGGGTGAAGGGCTCTTTTTTGCGGTGATGCGCGGGCCGGGGAAAGTGTGGCTGCAGAGCCTGCCGATCAGCCGCCTGGCGAGCAGGGTACTGGCTTACGGTACCGGGGCGCGGAAGGAAGAAGGCGGGATCCTGGGCGGAATCGGCAACTTGCTCGATGGTGATTGA
- a CDS encoding SGNH/GDSL hydrolase family protein, with protein MMKNWILTLLMAGSSWTVALGQDNARYTDARQFQIVGKGLPTSPVYQRLDSTQDRALTPAVKNLSKHSSGIAVLFETNSTYISAKWTLRRGLYHANIPPICHSGLDLYAWNNGKWQWVGVGRPGDKDTVNANTLISNMDGQLRQYMLYLPTYNEITSLQIGVAPEAELRRTASPKIDTTHRMVIYGSSILQGASASRAGMSYSSILQRRTGWDVVNLGFSGNGKMEFPVAELLAEMPASLFVLDCIPNPTVEEVKARAYPFIKHLLDKRPEVPVLLVETVKRENGYFDQKIGQVTVDKNRAIREAYTKLKTEGYKQLYYLSADNLIGQDHEATIDGVHLTDLGFMRQVEAMLPQLLKLMKKSKAIR; from the coding sequence ATGATGAAAAACTGGATACTTACCCTGCTGATGGCAGGAAGCAGCTGGACCGTGGCCTTAGGCCAGGACAATGCCCGTTATACCGACGCGCGCCAATTCCAGATCGTAGGCAAAGGCCTGCCCACCAGCCCCGTTTACCAGCGGCTGGATTCCACGCAGGACCGGGCGCTGACGCCTGCGGTGAAGAATCTTTCGAAGCATAGCTCAGGCATCGCGGTGCTTTTTGAGACGAACAGTACGTATATCAGTGCGAAATGGACCCTCCGCAGGGGGCTCTATCACGCCAACATTCCGCCGATCTGCCATAGCGGGCTGGATCTCTACGCCTGGAACAACGGCAAATGGCAATGGGTAGGCGTCGGCCGCCCCGGCGATAAAGACACGGTGAACGCCAATACGCTGATCAGCAATATGGACGGGCAGCTGCGGCAATACATGCTGTATCTCCCCACCTACAACGAAATCACCTCTTTACAGATCGGCGTGGCGCCGGAAGCGGAACTTAGAAGAACGGCCAGTCCGAAGATCGATACCACGCACCGCATGGTGATTTATGGCTCCAGCATATTGCAGGGCGCTTCGGCCAGCAGAGCGGGGATGTCGTACTCCTCCATCCTCCAGCGGCGGACAGGCTGGGATGTGGTGAACCTGGGCTTTAGCGGGAATGGCAAGATGGAATTCCCGGTGGCGGAGCTGCTCGCGGAAATGCCCGCATCTTTATTTGTGTTGGATTGCATTCCGAATCCTACGGTAGAGGAAGTGAAAGCCCGGGCATACCCGTTTATCAAGCATTTGCTGGACAAGCGGCCGGAGGTGCCGGTGCTGCTCGTGGAAACGGTGAAGCGGGAGAACGGATATTTCGACCAGAAGATCGGGCAGGTGACGGTGGATAAGAACCGGGCTATCAGGGAAGCATATACGAAATTGAAAACGGAAGGGTATAAACAGCTGTATTATTTGTCTGCCGATAACCTCATCGGGCAGGACCATGAGGCTACGATCGACGGGGTGCACCTGACGGACCTGGGCTTTATGCGGCAGGTGGAAGCGATGCTGCCGCAGTTGCTGAAGCTGATGAAAAAATCCAAAGCGATAAGGTAA
- a CDS encoding efflux RND transporter permease subunit: MKDLEKEFRPTSWAIDNKVSIYVVTLIIAIAGIITYQNLPKEQFPEVVFPQYYISTINAGTSPEDMETLVTKPIEKKLKSISGVRKITSTSIQDFSAIIIEFKPEEDLLEAGIQVREKVDAAKKDLPNNLTEDPMITKMEISEVPIMNVNMSGDFDLQTLKKYADEMQDRIESLTEITRVDIVGALEREIQINLDKYKMDAAKISFDDVMMAVANENRTISGGLVRVDGMKRSLAVKGEYKDPNLIRDIVVRGASGAVVYLRDIAEVVDSHKEQESYARLDGKSVVTLNVIKRSGENLINASDKIMALVEDAKANLLPKGLEVTITADQSDATRITLHDLINTIIIGFILVTVVLMFFMGAVNALFVAASVPISMFIAFLFMPALGFTLNMMVLFSFLLALGIVVDDAIVVIENVHRIFYERKDLGIVKAAKIAAGEVFLPVFSGTMTVLAPFFPLLFWPGIIGKFMYFLPMTLIVTLLASLFVAYIINPVFAVDFMDRHEGEDHPKPTWNRKYTILTIVFAVAALIGYGGSMGAGNLVVFIWLLITIERFWLGGVARKFQSNIWPRVQNRYRSILEWFLVGWRPVWALVGTFGLLVFSIVITGIRSPKVVFFPTADPNFIYAYLELPNGTDQVTTDSITNIIEQRITKVVGKNNPLVKSIISNVAIGATDPSQMDQGNYPHKGKVTVAFVEFSKRNGQSTLEYLDKVREAVKGIPGADITVEQEQGGPPTGKPINIEISGDEFEQLAMTSEKLKRYLDSLQIGGVEELKSDFQSNKPEIVVNIDRERANREGISTGQIGTALRIALAGVEASKFRDPDDEYDITVRLKEDQRNNINTLMNLNLTYRDMNMGGQIRQVPLSAVADIRYSNTYAGIKHKDEKRVVTLYSNVLTGYNANEVVAEITSAVSDFNPPDGITVKMTGEQEDQAETMNFLLLAMVGAVGLIFLIMVTQFNSVGRALVIFLEILFSIIGVFLGFAIFGMDISIVMTGVGIMALAGIVARNGIVLVEFTDLLVQQNVPYNEAVVEGGRTRMTPVILTAIAAILGLVPLAVGLNIDFWKLFDEFNPHLFFGGDNVAFWGPLAWTMVFGLIFATFLTLILVPVMYAMNKRCIDVLDLYNLPRGLKYVPFLVLILKLFMKKDTVRKLHDPNYVSPRPYHFFNHPEDAPHDEHAKHPDRVSMN, from the coding sequence ATGAAGGACTTAGAAAAAGAATTCCGGCCGACCAGTTGGGCGATCGACAATAAGGTGAGCATTTATGTGGTCACCCTGATCATCGCCATTGCCGGTATCATCACTTATCAGAATCTTCCCAAGGAGCAGTTTCCCGAGGTAGTTTTCCCGCAATATTATATTTCCACCATCAACGCCGGCACATCGCCGGAAGATATGGAAACCCTCGTGACCAAGCCCATCGAGAAAAAACTGAAATCCATCTCGGGCGTGCGGAAGATCACGAGCACCTCCATCCAGGACTTCTCCGCCATCATCATCGAATTCAAACCCGAAGAAGACCTGCTCGAAGCGGGGATCCAGGTGAGGGAAAAAGTGGATGCGGCCAAGAAGGACCTTCCCAACAACCTTACCGAAGATCCCATGATCACCAAAATGGAGATCTCGGAAGTGCCCATCATGAACGTGAACATGTCCGGCGACTTCGATCTGCAAACCCTGAAAAAGTATGCCGACGAAATGCAGGACCGCATTGAAAGCCTGACCGAGATTACCCGTGTAGACATCGTGGGCGCCCTGGAGCGTGAAATCCAGATCAACCTCGATAAATACAAAATGGACGCGGCCAAAATCAGTTTCGATGACGTGATGATGGCCGTGGCAAATGAAAACAGGACCATCTCCGGTGGTCTCGTGCGTGTCGACGGTATGAAGCGTTCCCTCGCGGTGAAAGGGGAATATAAAGATCCCAACCTGATCCGCGACATCGTGGTGCGCGGCGCTTCCGGCGCGGTGGTATACCTCCGCGATATCGCCGAAGTGGTGGACTCGCATAAGGAACAGGAAAGTTATGCCCGCCTCGACGGCAAGTCGGTAGTTACCCTTAACGTCATCAAGCGCAGCGGCGAAAACCTCATCAACGCCTCCGATAAAATCATGGCGTTGGTGGAAGATGCGAAAGCGAACCTCCTGCCCAAGGGCCTCGAAGTGACCATTACGGCCGACCAGAGCGATGCCACCCGCATCACCCTGCACGACCTCATCAATACCATCATCATCGGCTTCATCCTCGTAACCGTGGTGCTGATGTTCTTTATGGGCGCCGTGAACGCCTTGTTCGTGGCCGCTTCCGTGCCCATCTCCATGTTCATCGCATTCCTTTTCATGCCGGCCCTGGGCTTCACCCTCAACATGATGGTGCTGTTCTCCTTCCTGCTGGCGTTGGGGATCGTGGTGGATGATGCCATCGTGGTGATCGAGAACGTGCACCGGATTTTCTACGAACGGAAAGACCTGGGCATCGTCAAAGCCGCCAAGATCGCGGCGGGCGAGGTGTTTTTGCCGGTATTCTCCGGAACGATGACCGTACTCGCACCGTTCTTCCCGCTGCTGTTCTGGCCCGGGATCATCGGTAAATTCATGTACTTCCTGCCGATGACGCTGATCGTGACCCTGCTGGCGTCGCTGTTCGTGGCGTATATCATCAACCCCGTGTTCGCGGTGGACTTCATGGATCGTCACGAAGGCGAAGATCATCCCAAACCGACCTGGAACCGCAAGTATACCATCCTGACCATCGTGTTCGCCGTGGCGGCGCTGATCGGTTACGGCGGAAGCATGGGCGCGGGGAACCTGGTCGTGTTCATATGGCTGCTCATCACCATCGAGCGATTCTGGCTCGGCGGTGTGGCGCGGAAATTCCAATCCAACATCTGGCCGCGCGTGCAAAACCGTTACCGCAGCATCCTGGAGTGGTTCCTGGTGGGCTGGAGACCGGTATGGGCGCTCGTAGGCACCTTCGGCCTCCTCGTGTTCAGCATTGTGATCACCGGTATCCGCAGCCCGAAAGTCGTATTCTTCCCGACCGCCGATCCCAACTTCATCTACGCATATCTCGAACTGCCGAACGGTACCGACCAGGTAACGACGGATTCGATCACCAATATCATCGAGCAGCGCATCACGAAAGTGGTGGGCAAGAATAACCCGCTCGTGAAATCCATCATCTCCAACGTGGCCATCGGCGCAACCGATCCCTCGCAAATGGACCAGGGCAACTATCCCCACAAAGGCAAGGTGACCGTCGCTTTCGTGGAGTTCTCCAAACGTAACGGCCAATCCACCCTCGAATACCTCGATAAAGTGCGCGAAGCCGTGAAAGGCATTCCCGGCGCGGATATTACCGTGGAACAGGAACAGGGCGGCCCTCCCACGGGCAAACCCATCAACATCGAAATCTCCGGCGATGAATTCGAACAGCTGGCGATGACTTCCGAGAAATTGAAACGTTACCTCGACAGCCTGCAGATCGGTGGCGTGGAAGAGCTGAAAAGCGATTTCCAGAGCAACAAGCCCGAGATCGTCGTGAATATCGACCGGGAGCGCGCCAACCGGGAAGGCATTTCCACCGGTCAGATCGGTACGGCATTGCGCATCGCGCTCGCCGGCGTGGAAGCCTCCAAATTCCGCGATCCGGACGATGAATATGATATTACCGTTCGCCTGAAGGAAGACCAGCGCAACAATATCAATACGCTCATGAACCTGAACCTGACCTACCGGGATATGAACATGGGCGGCCAGATCCGCCAGGTGCCCCTGAGCGCGGTGGCTGATATCCGTTACAGCAATACCTACGCAGGTATCAAGCATAAAGACGAAAAACGGGTGGTAACGTTGTATTCCAACGTACTGACAGGTTACAACGCGAACGAAGTGGTGGCCGAAATCACCAGCGCCGTTTCAGACTTCAATCCGCCCGACGGCATCACCGTGAAAATGACAGGTGAACAGGAAGACCAGGCCGAAACGATGAACTTCCTCCTGCTGGCCATGGTAGGAGCGGTTGGCCTCATCTTCCTCATCATGGTAACGCAGTTTAACTCCGTTGGCCGCGCCCTCGTCATTTTCCTGGAGATCCTCTTCTCCATTATCGGCGTGTTCCTTGGCTTCGCCATCTTCGGGATGGACATCTCCATCGTAATGACCGGCGTGGGTATCATGGCCCTCGCGGGGATCGTGGCCAGGAACGGTATCGTACTCGTGGAATTCACCGACTTGCTGGTGCAGCAGAACGTGCCGTACAACGAAGCCGTGGTGGAAGGCGGCCGCACCCGTATGACGCCGGTAATCCTCACCGCTATCGCAGCCATCCTCGGCCTCGTTCCGCTGGCGGTGGGCCTGAATATCGACTTCTGGAAACTGTTCGACGAATTCAATCCGCACCTGTTCTTCGGTGGCGACAACGTGGCCTTCTGGGGCCCGCTCGCCTGGACGATGGTGTTCGGCCTGATCTTCGCCACCTTCCTGACGCTGATCCTGGTGCCCGTGATGTATGCGATGAACAAGCGCTGCATCGACGTGCTCGACCTTTACAACCTCCCCCGCGGACTGAAATATGTTCCCTTCCTCGTGCTCATCCTCAAACTGTTCATGAAAAAGGACACCGTGAGAAAACTGCACGACCCGAACTATGTTTCACCGCGCCCATATCATTTCTTCAACCACCCCGAAGACGCGCCGCATGACGAACACGCGAAGCATCCGGACAGGGTGTCGATGAATTAA
- a CDS encoding efflux RND transporter periplasmic adaptor subunit, with the protein MNKRYFVLPLISLMIACGGGEEKKADKLARLKQEKSKLDAEIKTLEKELKAGDSTAVKTKNVTIADVQTSTFEHFIDLQGNVDARENVDVSAQSPGIIKAILVREGQAVSKGQTLAQVDDQVMRANLAQLQTQLDLATALFNKQANLWNQKIGSEVQYLTAKSQKETLEKNIAAMKEQINLTRIISPINGTVDAVIAKIGGAASPGTPAFRVVNSKDLRVVANVAESFAGKVSTGDEVEVTLPDIQKTFRTKIGFASRVIDPLSRTIRVEIPVTGDKDLHPNMIALLRIVDYRAKDVVVIPVNVIQYSLGKPYVMTVKGAGDKLQAVRSHIELGRTYNDKAEVKSGLNPGERIITTGFQGLNDNDFIKL; encoded by the coding sequence ATGAATAAAAGATATTTCGTTCTTCCGCTGATCTCCCTGATGATTGCCTGCGGCGGCGGAGAAGAAAAGAAAGCCGATAAACTCGCCCGTCTCAAACAGGAGAAATCCAAACTGGACGCCGAAATCAAAACCCTGGAGAAAGAACTGAAAGCCGGTGATTCCACCGCCGTAAAGACGAAGAATGTGACTATCGCCGACGTGCAAACCAGCACCTTCGAACACTTTATCGACCTGCAAGGTAACGTAGACGCCCGCGAAAACGTGGACGTGTCCGCCCAGTCGCCCGGCATCATCAAAGCCATCCTGGTGCGCGAAGGCCAGGCTGTCAGCAAAGGCCAGACGCTCGCGCAGGTCGACGACCAGGTGATGCGCGCCAACCTCGCCCAGCTGCAAACACAGCTCGACCTGGCCACCGCGCTTTTCAACAAGCAAGCAAATCTCTGGAACCAGAAAATCGGTTCCGAAGTGCAATACCTGACCGCTAAATCCCAGAAAGAAACGCTGGAAAAAAACATCGCGGCCATGAAAGAGCAGATCAACCTCACCCGCATCATTTCCCCGATCAACGGCACGGTAGACGCAGTGATCGCCAAGATCGGCGGCGCCGCTTCGCCCGGGACGCCGGCCTTCCGCGTGGTAAACAGCAAGGACCTCCGCGTGGTGGCCAACGTGGCCGAATCGTTTGCCGGGAAAGTATCGACCGGAGACGAAGTGGAAGTAACACTTCCGGATATCCAGAAAACATTCCGCACCAAAATCGGTTTTGCCTCCCGCGTAATCGATCCCCTCAGCCGAACGATCCGCGTGGAAATCCCGGTTACCGGCGATAAAGACCTGCATCCCAATATGATCGCGCTGCTCCGCATCGTGGATTACCGCGCCAAAGACGTTGTGGTGATCCCCGTGAACGTGATCCAGTATTCCCTGGGCAAACCTTATGTGATGACGGTGAAAGGCGCCGGCGACAAACTGCAGGCCGTACGCTCCCACATCGAACTGGGCCGTACCTATAACGATAAAGCCGAAGTCAAATCCGGCCTCAATCCCGGCGAAAGGATCATCACCACCGGCTTCCAGGGCCTGAACGACAACGACTTTATCAAGCTGTAA